GGCGATACGTCGCTGCCGTTCAGCCCGCGTCAGAGCATGCGCCACCTCGACGTAGAAGATGTTCGGCGCCACGAGATCATGAACTCTATTTTGGAAATCGGTGCGCAACTGCATCGCCTTCGCCGAATCGGGTTCCGGCAAGACCCATTTCAGCGCCACGGAGGAATCGAGAACGTATTTCATTCCTCGTCGCGGATTTCACGGATGAGGTCCACCGCGATTTCGATTGTGCCGTGCTGCTGGCGGATTTCTTCGGTAACCCGGTCACACTCGGCCCGAATGCGTTGATAGACGTCCGGCTCAAGCGGCTTGCCGTGCAATACCCGCTCCATAAGGGCCTCCATATCTGCGTCGAGGACCGACTTCGCTTCAGTGCTCATAATGCAATTGTTGATCGCCGCAACGCCAACGTCAACGTCGTTTTTGAGGCGAGGGTCAAGCAAATCCGGG
The Pirellulales bacterium DNA segment above includes these coding regions:
- a CDS encoding type II toxin-antitoxin system VapC family toxin; translation: MKYVLDSSVALKWVLPEPDSAKAMQLRTDFQNRVHDLVAPNIFYVEVAHALTRAERQRRIAVSSGWRLWRTIMVDCPVLVDSFAWIQSMSAA